Below is a window of Mucilaginibacter sp. PAMC 26640 DNA.
GAGGCCCGGTGTCGGGTGCAGCAAATGTGGCTAACCCGGGAGCGCTCGATCTTTCGGGCTGGTTTCAGCATTACCTCCAGTATTTTTTACATACTTACGATGAATGGACGGCTTTAAAGTTTGTTTGTGCAGTATGCGTTGCCTCGGTGTTTTTAGGAAACTTTTTCAGGTATCTGTCGCAGCGTATTATGGAAAACTTGCGTGTCTACACCCTATTGAACCTGCGCCGCTCGGTGTTTGATAATGTAATGAACCTACACCTCGGTTTTTTTAATAACGAGCGTAAAGGAGACATCCTGACGAAGGTTGCATCTGATGTTCAGGTGGTGCAATTCTCAGTAACCAGCACTTTACAGGTTGTTTTTAAAGAACCGCTACAACTTATTGGGTTTTTAGTGGCGCTTTTCTCTATCTCCGTAAAACTCACTTTAATTTCCTTACTGGTATTACCGCTATCCGGCTTTATTATCTCCCGCATCGTAAAACGGCTAAAGGCACAGGCTATAGCAGGGCAGCAATCCTATAGCAATATGATCAGCTACCTGGACGAGGCTCTTTCCGGTATTAAAATCGTGAAAGGTTTTAATGCTACAGATTTTGTTAAAGATCGCTTTAACGCCGAGAACGAGCGCTACTCTAAGATTTCAAAATCGATAGCCAAAAGACAGCAATTGGCGTCTCCAGTGTCCGAGGCATTATCTATTACTATGGTAGCTTTTATCATGCTCTATGGTGGTTACATGATCTTTCATAAGTCATCAGAATTATCTCCTGGTAGTTTTGTGGCTTACATTGCTTTGTTTTCGCAGTTAATGCGCCCGGCAAAGGCAATAACGGATGCGTTCAGTAATATCCATAGCGGTATCGCAGCGGGCGAGCGTGTGCTGGAACTAATAGATCAAAAGCCAGCTGTTACAGACGCGCCATGTGCAAGTACGCTCGACGTTTTTAGTGAATCAATGCGTTTTGAAAATGTGTCGTTTGCTTATGAGGAAAAGCAGGTCCTGAAAAATGTAAGCATAACGGTGCCAAAAGGCAAAACAGTGGCGTTAGTCGGCCCATCCGGCGGTGGTAAATCTACCATGATGGATATGATCCCTCGTTTTATGGATCCACAGCAAGGTAAAATAACTGTTGATGGGCACGATATCAAAATGGTTACTGCCAGTTCGCTGCGTGCATTGATGGGCATAGTTAACCAGGAATCAGTATTGTTTAATGATTCCATTTATAATAACATTGCCTTCGGTAAAAAAGGGATAAGCCGCGAGGAGGTAGAAGCAGCAGCCCGCATAGCAAATGCCCACAACTTTATTTTGGAGACGGAAAAAGGATATGAAACCAACGTCGGGGATCGTGGCGCAAAATTATCTGGCGGACAAAGACAAAGGATCTGTATCGCTCGCGCGGTGCTAAATAACCCGCCTATTATGTTGCTGGACGAAGCCACATCGGCCCTGGACACAGAATCGGAAAAGCTGGTGCAGGATGCTTTAAACAACCTGATGAAGAACCGCACCTCCCTGATCATCGCGCATAGGTTAAGCACCATTCAAAATGCCGACTTGATCATTGTGCTGGAAAGCGGTAAAGTGGCCGAGCAAGGCACCCATCAACAATTACTAAAGCAAAACGGAGTTTACCGCAAGCTGATAGATATGCAAACCTTTAACGATTAATCAAAATTGTTGCTTTTTATGTAGTTGATCATCTTATTAAACTTATTAATGACCGTTTCCCAGGTGTAATTTTTGGCAACGTATTTTTTAGCGTTGCTGCTTAACAGAGCAACATCAGTTTGTTGTTTAATGATCTTATCTGCGGCTGTTTTAAAACCAGCATAATCATGGTAAACAAAACCGGCCTGGCTTTTATCTATATGATCTTTTAAAACCTCGCAGCCTTCATTGGCAATTACCGGAATACCATAAGCCATACTCTCCAGCGTTACCATTGACAGACTTTCGTAGAACGACGGCATTAAAAGAGCCTGGGCATTTTGTAATAGGTTTATTTTGACGTCCTCATCCACAAAACCCATTTCAATAATAGCAGGGTGCCGCGGGATTTTCATGAAAGCCTGCCCTACCAACACCAATTTCACATCGGTTGTGGTAGCTTTTACATATGCCAAAAAATGATCGAACATTACTTGGCAACCTTTGCCACTATCTATCCGACCAATGTAAATGAAATAAGGTGCATCGGTTTTCAGCAAAGTTTTTACATCGTGTTTTACCGCAGGCTCGGTGGCTTCTACACCAACACCGGCAATGTTGCTGTAGATATCGCCATTATTAAAAAGAGTGTTCACGAAGCTTTTCTCGCTTTCGGTATTGTACATGATCGCCTTGGGCGTTTTAAAAAAGGGCTTAAAAAAGGGAAAGTAAATGGGGGCTTCGTCGTGAGCAGTTGGGATCAGTATCGATTTTTCGGGCGCTACTTTTATACCGAAAATGGTGGGGTGATATAAATAAGTGAAAAAGATCAGAGCATGATATTGCTGTTGATTTTCTTCCAGGTAATTTATAAGGCCCGGCAAATAAGGCCCTTGTTCTTTCACCCAGTTGTCGTTATCCTCCTGCGTAATGTTAGAGGGGACGAGCTTTTCGTAAAAATCAAGCAAGCCCAAATAGCGAAGCACTTTTTGATAGGGTTTACGCTTTTTAAATTTGCGGTTTAGCACCCGGAACTTTTTACGATCGCGCATGGTGTTCGTAGCGAAGCGGATCACTTTAATATCGTTGATTAGGGTTTCACCTTCCGCGTATTCATCCGCCCAGGTAAGGTAATTTTTGGCGCAGGAAGTTAATACTGTTACATCATAGGTGTCTTTCAAATGCTCGGCCAGAATGCGGCAATGAAATTCGGCTCCGCCGTTTACCTCCAGGCCGTAGCGTTGAACTATAAAGGCTATTTTCTGTTTCAAATGCTTGCTGGCTTTTTATTATCGTCTGTTGAAAGGCTGTCGTAAAACTCGTTTTGCTTTTCTTGCCGTACTATTTCCTTAACGTGTACAAGGCAAAACTCTTCTGATTCTGCGGGCAGGTGAAAAGATTTTTTAAAGCCGCACAACTTTTCGTGCACTTTATAGCGCCATTTAATTTTTCCATTCAGCCTGAATAACCTGAACTGGTAATCTGGGTAGTTTACCCGGTTCTGCTCGTCGCGGGTCCAGTTCCATTTCGTTATGTGCTCGTCGGTTAGCCCGTTTACAATATTAATGCGGGGCACCAAAAAACACTCAGCTTTTACTTTCCTGCGCACAATGCGTTTTATGTTTTTTATTAATGATGGCTTCGGGATCTCATCGGCATCTATCTGGAAAAGATAGCTACCCGTTGCCTCGGCTATCAGTACGTTTTTAAAAGTAGCAAAATCGCCATCCAGTTTGGCTCTAACATGTTTAATGCTTACTTTATATTTAGCAATAATTTCGTTCACTGCGGCATATTCCTGGGTTGTATCCTGTAACACAAGGACACTGTCGCGTTTACCAATCAGTGGGATCAGTGTACTTAGTAACTCATCCAATTCGCGCGCCTCGTTGCATACGGTTATGCCGTAAGTGATGCGGATCTGTTTAAACAAATTATAAAATATGCTCATCATTTACGGTAGTTATAAATCAACTCGGCTTCGTGCGTTGTTGATTGCTGTACCTCGAATTTTAATGCGCGGTGCTTAAAACTGGTTTTAGTTTCCCCTATAATTTTTTTCAACAGGGGCACTTCGCTATTTAAATGTTCTGTTATCACCTTGCTCAAATTTTCGATAACATGATACGATTTATGATTGAAGATTTCGCCGTTGATAGCTATTAAAACACCGTTAGTTTTTGGGGCATCATATGGCTTTATTTTATCGGCCAGGGCGAACGCCGTATTCGGTTGTTCATTGGCGATGTAAGGAGCGCAATCAAAATCGGTATACAAGGTACTGCA
It encodes the following:
- a CDS encoding antibiotic ABC transporter ATP-binding protein, producing the protein MKTYFRLLSYARPIGKFAVPYIICTVLYVIFSTSVIVLIGPLLNTLFHIGGPVSGAANVANPGALDLSGWFQHYLQYFLHTYDEWTALKFVCAVCVASVFLGNFFRYLSQRIMENLRVYTLLNLRRSVFDNVMNLHLGFFNNERKGDILTKVASDVQVVQFSVTSTLQVVFKEPLQLIGFLVALFSISVKLTLISLLVLPLSGFIISRIVKRLKAQAIAGQQSYSNMISYLDEALSGIKIVKGFNATDFVKDRFNAENERYSKISKSIAKRQQLASPVSEALSITMVAFIMLYGGYMIFHKSSELSPGSFVAYIALFSQLMRPAKAITDAFSNIHSGIAAGERVLELIDQKPAVTDAPCASTLDVFSESMRFENVSFAYEEKQVLKNVSITVPKGKTVALVGPSGGGKSTMMDMIPRFMDPQQGKITVDGHDIKMVTASSLRALMGIVNQESVLFNDSIYNNIAFGKKGISREEVEAAARIANAHNFILETEKGYETNVGDRGAKLSGGQRQRICIARAVLNNPPIMLLDEATSALDTESEKLVQDALNNLMKNRTSLIIAHRLSTIQNADLIIVLESGKVAEQGTHQQLLKQNGVYRKLIDMQTFND